The following proteins come from a genomic window of Diprion similis isolate iyDipSimi1 chromosome 8, iyDipSimi1.1, whole genome shotgun sequence:
- the LOC124408591 gene encoding protein Mpv17, with amino-acid sequence MSGMVKLYQKFLRKYPLCIQSVQAGILMGTGDQIAQNFVERRKIEDLNFMRSAQFFCIGCCLAGPATKTWYGILERYIGSKNSVAALKKVVLDQGCFAPVFVAVLLTVIATMQGNDIEGVKTKLKSDYTDILSNNYKLWPMVQLANFYFVRLEYQVLVVQTVALFWNTYISYRTNRDVQGTHKNV; translated from the exons ATGAGTGGTATGGTTAAACTGTATCAAAAATTCCTACGGAAGTATCCGTTATGTATTCAGTCGGTTCAAGCTG GCATACTAATGGGAACGGGTGATCAGATAgctcaaaattttgttgagcgtcgaaaaattgaggatttgAACTTTATGCGCAGCGCACAGTTTTTCTGCATTGGCTGTTGTTTGGCG ggTCCCGCAACAAAGACATGGTACGGAATTTTGGAAAGGTACATTGGATCCAAAAATTCAGTGGcagcattaaaaaaagttgttttagaCCAAGGCTGTTTTGCACCAGTTTTTGTAGCAGTATTGCTAACAGTCATTGCTACGATGCAAGGAAACGATATTGAAGGAGTTAagacaaaattgaaaagtgaTTACACGGATATACTATCCAATAATTACAAG CTGTGGCCAATGGTTCAATTGGCAAACTTTTATTTCGTTCGATTGGAGTATCAAGTGTTGGTTGTACAGACAGTCGCACTCTTCTGGAACACCTATATATCTTACAGGACAAACAGGGATGTTCAGGGTActcataaaaatgtataa
- the LOC124408621 gene encoding uncharacterized protein LOC124408621 — MGKSRTLKVAAVCTGLAFAFVVIAFTTPYWLETDGKLPNPKFIRLGLWEVCFHNFEDVRHLYDTRFHSCWWIFEEEYYIIQDFLLPEFFVATQFFFTLCFTLLLVGGFLTLICTFGSRRNDKYQLILWANGGTLTLSATFAIIAVIIFGARGDGRDWMPNWEHNDVGWSYALAVVGTVLLYVGGILFLIEGRRTRKREQKSLMADQKTHTTI; from the exons aTGGGAAAGTCGCGAACGTTAAAAGTGGCTGCCGTATGCACTGGGCTAGCATTTGCTTTTGTGGTTATTGCATTCACCACGCCCTATTGGCTAGAGACGGATGGTAAATTACCGAACCCAAAGTTCATCAGACTCG GACTATGGGAGGTGtgtttccataattttgaAGATGTAAGGCATCTGTACGACACGAGATTTCATAGCTGTTGGTGGATCTTTGAAGAAGAATACTACATAATCCAAGACTTTCTACTACCAGAGTTTTTTGTGGCGACTCAGTTCTTTTTCACACTTTGTTTTACGTTACTCTTAGTAGGAGGCTTTTTAACATTGATCTGCACATTTGGATCTCGCCGTAACGACAAATACCAACTGATTTTATGGGCTAATGGAGGTACCCTGACACTGAGTGCTACATTTGCAATAATAGCTGTAATTATCTTTGGAGCTAGAGGCGATGGTCGTGACTGGATGCCTAACTGGGAGCATAACGACGTTGGTTGGTCCTATGCCTTAGCAGTGGTTGGAACTGTCCTTCTCTATGTAGGGGGTATCTTGTTCCTGATCGAAGGTAGAAGAACCAGAAAACGAGAGCAGAAATCTCTGATGGCGGATCAAAAAACTCACACCACCATCTAA
- the LOC124408620 gene encoding uncharacterized protein LOC124408620 — protein sequence MSNTSKKRSLSGNVGVVVFLIGLVCICVSFGTPAWLVSDYRIPGAQLDKLGLWTHCFRSLANPIEANPRRYFVGCRWVYDPFTAGYSDIRGFLLPPFMIATQTFFTLAFLLSVVSFGLILLFALCSDPEQRHYILLIQVISYLLLIAGISGCLAVIIFACLGNTDHWMPGHVNNFFGWSFGLGVVGSVVLLIASTLFFVETNIQNKKREYLKESQTRFQLESQA from the exons ATGAGCAACACGTCAAAGAAGAGAAGTTTGTCCGGCAATGTGGGAGTGGTTGTATTTTTGATAGGGTTAGTGTGCATCTGCGTGAGTTTTGGCACCCCAGCGTGGCTTGTAAGTGATTATCGGATACCTGGAGCACAATTGGATAAACTAGGCCTATGGACCCACTGTTTCCGATCTCTGGCTAATCCAATAGAGGCTAACCCTCGACGCTATTTTGTCGGATGCAGATGGGTCTACGATCCATTCACAGCGGGCTACTCGGATATTCGAGGATTCCTTTTGCCTC CTTTTATGATAGCAACGCAGACCTTCTTTACTCTGGCTTTCTTACTGTCAGTCGTGTCATTTGGATTGATACTGCTGTTTGCTCTATGCAGTGACCCTGAGCAACGACATTATATTCTGCTGATACAAGTAATTAGCTACCTACTGCTGATCGCTGGAATTAGTGGGTGTTTAGCTGTTATTATATTTGCATGCCTTGGCAACACTGACCATTGGATGCCTGGGCATGTGAACAACTTTTTCGGCTGGTCATTCGGATTAGGTGTTGTTGGCAGTGTCGTTTTGCTAATAGCTAGTACTCTATTCTTTGTCGAAACCAATATTCAAAACAAGAAACGCGAGTATCTTAAAGAATCCCAAACACGCTTTCAGTTGGAATCTCAGGCTTAA